TAACTTTAGATTGATAAGTTCCGCTTCTTTCTGTGAGTCACAAAAGGTTAAAGGGCAATAGGAAACCATTTTTTATTATAACGActtcaatatacatatatttaactAAGACCAGCGTCTGTATTTTGGTCGTTTTATGTCGTCCATTCATTCGATCATTGTCTTTAGTCGAATTTTAAGTGATAAATCTGTACACATAGCGATTTTGCTCCTCTGAAGACAATGTTGCTTgactttgtttgatttaatataaCAGCAATGGTCATTTAGGGACAAACTAacaacagccatggtcatttaggGACAAACTAacaacagccatggtcatttaggGACAAACTAacaacagccatggtcatttaggGACAAACTGACAACAGCCATGGTACAGATTTTAAAACATAcctttggtaaaaaaaaataaaaaaaaagtgcGATAAAAACTCTAAAATGCTTTCTTCTTCTTCCAGATTTAGAGTCAGACTCAAAGGGTAGAGTGCGTTTGACTCTGGGAGGTGGCATGAAATTTAATGTTggttacatgattttttttaatttttttttatgataaaaactTGTTCTTTTATGGGTGCTAAAAAATGGCAAGGGCGTTTAAACGGTTTTGGATAATTAATAACAAGTTTTTCCAGTTAAAACACAACGATTACATGAAAAAGTGTGTAAATtgtaagaaaaaaatgacaaagtTATAAAAAGTGAGACGTCAAACTAAAAATGAAACTAAGATTCATTGTAGTATAAATCTAAGACGATGTAGCATCATCCGTTCAACAGACAATCGAGACTTACACCAAGAACGTTTATCGCGCTTTACTTCTCAGTTCGATTCTAATAACAAGAACAATTTTGGTATTATGAGATTAAAATCTTGTAAAAAGGAATAAAAACTTGTGAGATTAAAATCTTCTGCATTATTGtaataacaagaaaaaaaatcttgtaaTAACGAGAACAATCTACAATGTAGTACTTAGGCCAAACAAgttaatatgtctgtttagggttacccgaccgaccctaattttttaccccagACCCTAAtctttttccacttttctacgaaaaaaaaataaaagtcgggatttcgatcttagactccggttccggccattattttagagtgaaagacactaaaaaaagaaaaaaacaatccCGACCTACAGACCCTATTTTGCTAATGTAACCGTAAACAGACACAGTTTTTGGCCTTATTAGTTACGAGATTAAAATACAGGTAGcgtaattacaaaaaaaaaacgtaaAAGGAGAGAACAATCTTGTGATCAATAACAATGATGAAAATCTTGAGTAGGAACTAAAAAAAACAAGGACAATCAAGTTCTTTGTATGACGTCTTCTGTATTTGAGAGTGTATTTGAACCTGTATAAAGGGAGGTAAGTCGTACGAATTTCACAAGGGAAGGCCTTATTCTGAACAACCGGTTCGATCgttgttaaagtcattatttcaggtataaatcctgacggaccttcagcttttgatacaggcctgtgagacCTTTGTCAAAGcttgtctgaaaacaatataaaatcgccaggtccgtctttaattcataaacgaacaactgggagactgtggtatgttcttgttttgtcttcttgtatagtggaactgttgccctttttatagtgctatatcactgaagcatgttgccgaagacaccaagcaacacaccccacccggtcacattatactgacaacgggggaaccagtcgtcccactccatgtacgctgagcgctaagcaggagcagagaaactaccactttatagactttggagtgtctcggccaggggacagaacccaaagccttcctcataggggcgaacgcccaactcgaggccaaaagtgaggcggtgccaatggaggcattaggaaggataaagtcagttagaaagaagagaaaagataaaatcccaAATTgtgtcgccttttacgatcatgcaataggggccacaggtacaattctaacgccctacctgcagggccattaGGTCCAACCGCACAAATCGTATTTTAACCGAAAACGGTCCTACATGTGCAATAATTTTCATACTGACAAATCTAGAAAAGGCTTATGAATCCTTGGTGTTATTcgtcaccaaaagttaccaacattttaaaaatgacaATATCTACTAACAACGCATTTTTTACATAGATAAATCAGAACTCAAAACGAATTTTTAGTACatgtactgccaaaaatcattaaaatgtatttacatgtacgtcTGCAAGAGCAATGAAATGCaagaccatgaagccaagtcATGGTCTACAAATctataatttcacatttttacattttgcatCGCATTCTTCATTCTAGCTCTTGTCCTTTGTAGCGAATGGACTATTTAAACTGAATCAAATGGGATATTTCAaccatgtatattttattctaCATACTATCAGAGacttagatataatatatatatattttatatctaagtctctgatactataataattaatttttctttgtttctggctttctgattggcctaggcctattcatatttttcattccacgatgaaaaaaaatcgagaatggcgcggaatcttgacgttatcgtgacgtcacaatagaaaagAAACATTGGcgttgcatattgatttggaaaaaaataatccattggaaaatttCAATGGAATCGTAAGTGGAAACGTATTTCGTTTTATAAAGTAAATTGGAAAATtgattataagcattgaagtcactaatTCTTAATCTCGATACcccgatgaaataaaaaaaaataaaaaaaataaaaaaaatagtgacttcaattagtgactaaaattaaaaaatagtgacttcaatagGCCTATATATCTTAATAAAAGTCTGGAACGCCCGATGCTTGCACGcattggggccgcggtggccgagtggttcagatgtaccgacatattaccacatgccctccacctctgggtcgcgagttcgaatcccatgtggggcagttgccaggtactggccgctgttcggtggtttttctccgggtactccggctttcctccaccaacaaacctggcacgtccttaaatgatttgtttgtttgtttgattaattaacgtcctattaacagctatggtcatgtaaggacggcctcccatgtatgcggtgtgttgcgtgtatgttgtgcgaggtgcgtgtttcgggagactgcggtatattcatgttgtgtcttcttgtatagtggaactgttgccctttttatagtgctatatcactgaagcatgccgctgaagacaccaagcaacacatcccacccggtcacattatactgacaacgggtgaaccagtcgtcccactccctttttgctgagcgctaagcaggagcagaaactaccacttttacagactttggtgtgtctcggccaggggacagaacccagagccttcctcacaggggcgaacgctcaactcaaggccaaaagtgaggcggtgccaagggaggcattaggaaggataacaatctgattaaaatacagatacttattatcactacgtttgataagagggaTCTTTAtttaacgtagtgataataaggatatgtattttaatccgATTGGgttaataaggatatgtattttaatcagattggaaggataaagtcagttaggaagaatagaaaagataagatccttaatttagtcgccttttacgatcatgcaataggggcagcaggtacaattctaacgccctacctgcataccctagctgttaataggacgttaaactaatcaaacaaagcTTGCACGCACATTTGAGTGATTACGGTAAAACTGCTGATCGTTGTCCTTCGGACGCTTGAGTTATCATCGCTCGAGTAAAGCGTTTGCGAGATCTTTCATTTTGTCTGCATCTTCCGGCGCCATGGCCAGCGAACCTGCGAAAACTGAAATAAAGAGAAAACGGACGATAAGGAAAGAGCCGTCATCTGTTGCAGCATCAGGAGACAGCAAGAGGATAAAAAGTGATGCTACGGTTAAGGTAATTCTTCTTATAGGCCTATAGCCTAGATCAATATTCTCTCGATATGTCAACGTGTAGGATGATTCGGATTTCGAATCATGCCTGCATTCGCATAGTATATAATAAGAACATTTGTTAGATGATTTAGTTAATATTTATCAGGCGAGAACTGGTACTTGGCGAGAACAGGTCGCCTGTCAGTACTGTAAACTTGTTGGAGTTTAACCATTGATTGTGGTTTTGGAAGGAACAGGCTATTTCGCCTCAAATGCCATTCATTTttagtgttgttttgttttaaatcctGTTCATCCTGATATGTTTCTCTTTAATATGCAGTGATATTTTGTTGTAGGAAAGTAAGAGTGGTCTTTTCTTTGCGGAGGAGGAAGAGGTTGAGAGTCGTAACCCACAAAATGACCTGACAACCTTCAGGAAAACATGTGAAGAAATAAGGACGGCTATGACAGAGATTAGGAAACTGAAGGAAAAAAAGGGCAAAGATCATGTATGTTTGTCattgtagcaggttttaattataaatagtaGTGCTGGGAATCACTATAATATTAAAGATTGATTATCAGTCCCTTCTTACATCGATTGATGATAGATTGCCGGTAAAAATATGTGCtaaaaataattgaagtttAAGTAGACTTCCCAAACttctaaacaaaaacaaaaaaattctcACCAACGTGTatcaaaaattgttattttggtTAGTAAACAATTACTTGAATAAAAGAAAAGATGTTTATACTTTATGAATAAaagtatttcaataaatttctGCAACTATAAGTTTACCATTCCTGTGTCATACAGACGATCACATTGACTACGAATGTATCCAAATAAATTTGGTTATGCATCTTGTATTATATTCCTTATACAGTGcatttatattgttatctcaaAAATAGTTGAGTCAGATTTAATTGTTTCTGTCTAGTTTATGACGCCTGCGACATCCACTCGCCGAAAAGTGAAAACTAAAGTGTTTCTCCCGGCGGACGCCATATGCATTTGTCATAGCGCTATAAGTGCATGCACGGTCGACCTCTTTGTACATAACCACAGATTCAAAATACTGCACTAGCCATTATTAAGTAAGGAGTGTAACACGCTTCAATGTCGACTCGAAGTGAAGTGACAAAGAACATCACATGAAAAATGAGTTTCATTTTGGTttttcaacattaaaacaatgAATACCAATGTATGTTTACGATCATTTGCAACACATTAACaataataatcaatttcaatgaaaaaattttaaatagatttttcataggaaaaatAGATCATCGAATCAATTTCTCCATTTAATCGATGTTTTCGGTTATCAGTACACCACTAATAAATAGTGATACAGTCGCCTAGCTTTGTGCTAGgtggaatttccctttagctttAGTGGGAAGAACTGTGAACCAtaagtccagggttaggtgttTAAATCCAGCTGGTGACACTCTGCTCTCACTCTGTTACATCAtgtagaaaaatgaaaataaaaatcttgtaataaataaatcttttgcttTTATGAAGCTGTTTTAAaatctctctatatatatacaggtaccacaCAGTTATAAGAAAAGTTCAATTTCATAGACTAAATATAGAAATGTAGGCCAAACAAATTAATGATAGTGATCAATAAAGATAGAAAGTACAGTTTGTATGTAGTTTAAGTAACTTTTAGttaaatgttttcatatatacatgaacatttgaatattcaaaaatgttttgtataattCGAAATTCATTTCCTCTTTTTGCAGTCTGAAGAAATTGAAGAAAAGAAGATAAATGCTCTTCTACAGTTTGTTGTTCTGAAAAAACTGAATCGCTTGGCCCACGTGCGATGTAAGAAAGTGAGAGATGCCACTAGTGAGGTAAAtatattgttcaaacaaagaCAGGAGATATAAAACATTCTACACAAAGACAGAATTAAGATACACATATTGACGTGTAGCCACTAATAATGACTTCATTGATCAATGAATACCGTAATTGTAAAACTAAGATCCACATGATGTGTTCCAGGCCAAACAGAGGATTGACCAGTACCACCTACAGCTTCAGAACCTCCTGTATGAGACCATGCATCTGGAGAAAGAGATCACACGCTGTCTAGAATTCAAGTAAGAATTATTATCACAATTCGTCTGAAAAACAGTATGGTCTGTCAAGCTGTGGATGTTTTGTAGGAGGGCAATGCTTCACCCACCATGTTCTACCCTAACTGTAATATATATCTCTACCTGTATATAATTGATAAACTTTCTACTCATTCCAGGTCTAAAGATGAAGAGATAGAGCTGGTATCTGAAGAAGAGTTCTATCAAGATGCACCGAAAGAAGTATCACGCCCAGTAAGTTACACTCTGAAACCAGATGCATGAGCAGCATGACAGTCTTTAAAATCTTGCTAGTTAAAAATTAGCTTTAATGaatatcacatacattgtaGTTGTATTGATTCAAACATGTGTGTCACATATTGCATCTAgttcaaaattttatatgttaACAATTTGATGACGGTTTTATATAGCAGATTGTTTGTGCAGGTCAAAAAGATGGTGATTTTGTTTTAGAATAGGAAACCTTTTATTCATCACTTATTATTTGTGGGATCACAACAATGTCATTTGACAGTGAACATACCAACCCCTGGAAAATGACCAACAGTACAGTGTCAAGTTTTAACTCCAGCACTGTAGCTCCTTATATGAGCCTTAGAAACCTGTGTATAGATAACATGTCATGGGATCataaaaatgtcatataaaacAGTGAACATACTCCAGCACTGTAGCTCCTTATATGAGCCATAGAAACCTGTGTGTAAATAACATGTACTTTAATTCAATATCATGACTTTCAAAGCTTGAAGTCACGCTGGTCTGATACCTGTGTGTAGGTCGGTGTTTTGTCTCAATGAACTGTGGTTTTCCTCCATCTCCTAAACCTAACATGTCCTGTAATGATCCTTGCTGTAATAAGAGCAGTAAACAAAAACTAATCACATGGTACACTTGTATTTTGATACAATTTTATGTGTTACTAGGAGGTGACACAGGCGGACGCCCATCAGAGAACGCTGGCCCGACTAGACTGGGAGCTGGAACAGAGGAAACGTCTCGACCTGAAGCTGAAGGAAGCCAAGGACAACAAAGAGAAACTAGAACAGGAAATAAAGACAAAACAAGAATATCTAGAGAACCTACAGCCCAAACTTAATACTATATTACAGGTAGGGTATTAATAAAACCAGGAATATCTAGAGAACCTACAGCCCAAACTTAATACTATATTACAGGTAGGGTATTAATAAAACCAGGAATATCTAGAGAATCTACAGCCCAAACTTAATACTATATTACAGGTAGGGTATTAATAAAACCAGGAATATCTAGAGAACCTACAGCCCAAACTTAATACTATATTACAGGTAGGGTATTAATAAAACCAGGAATATCTAGAGAATCTACAGCCCAAACTTAATACTATATTACAGGTAGGGTATTAATAAAACCAGGAATATCTAGAGAACCTACAGCCCAAACTTAATACTATATTACAGGTAGGGTATTAATAAAACCAGGAATATCTAGAGAATCTACAGCCCAAACTTAATATCTAGAGAATCTACAGCCCAAACTTAATACTATATTACAGGTAGGGTATTAATAAAACCAGGAATATCTAGAGAATCTACAGCCCAAACTTAATACTATATTACAGGTAGGGTATTAATAAAACCAGGAATATCTAGAGAATCTACAGCCCAAACTTAATACTATATTACAGGTAGGGTATTAATAAAACCAGGAATATCTAGAGAATCTACAGCCCAAACTTAATACTATATTACAGGTAGGGTATTAATAAAACCAGGAATATCTAGAGAATCTACAGCCCAAACTTAATACTATATATTACAGGTAGGGTATTAATAAAACCAGGAATATCTAGAGAATCTACAGCCCAAACTTAATACTATATTACAGGTAGGGTATTAATAAAACCAGGAATATCTAGAGAATCTACAGCCCAAACTTAATACTATATTACAGGTAGGgtattaataaaatcaaaatctagAGAACTACAGCCCAAACTTATACTATATTACTAGGGTATTAATAAAACCAGAATATCTAGAGAATCTACAGCCCAAACTTAATACTATATTACAGGTAGGGTATTAATAAAACCAGGAATATCTAGAGAATCTACAACCCAAACTTAATACTATATTACAGGTAGGGTATTAATAAAACCAGGAATATCTAGAGAATCTACAGCCCAAACTTAATACTATATTACAGGTAGGGTATTAATAAAACCAGGAATATCTAGAGAATCTACAGCCCAAACTTAATACTATATTACAGGTAGGGTATTAATAAAACCAGGAATATCTAGAGAATCTACAGCCCAAACTTAATACTATATTACAGGTAGGGTATTAATAAAACCAGGAATATCTAGAGAATCTACAGCCCAAACTTAATACTATATTACAGGTAGGGTATTAATAAAACCAGGAATATCTAGAGAATCTACAGCCCAAACTTAATACTATATTACAGGTAGGGTATTAATAAAACCAGGAATATCTAGAGAATCTACAACCCAAACTTAATACTATATTACAGGTAGGGTATTAATAAAACCAGGAATATCTAGAGAATCTACAGCCCAAACTTAATACTATATTACAGGTAGGGTATTAATAAAACCAGGAATATCTAGAGAACTACAGCCCAAACTTAATACTATATTACAGGTAGGGTATTAATAAAACCAGGAATATCTAGAGAATCTACAGCCCAAACTTAATACTATATTACAGGTAGGGTATTAATAAAACCAGGAATATCTAGAGAACCTACAGCCCAAACTTAATACTATATTACAGGTAGGGTATTAATAAAACCAGGAATATCTAGAGAACCTACAGCCCAAACTTAATACTATATTACAGGTAGGGTATTAATAAAACCAGGAATATCTAGAGAACCTAGAGCCCAAACTTAATAACTATATTACAGGTAGGGTATTAATAAAACCAGGAATATCTAGAGAATCTACAGCCCAAACTTAATACTATTACAGGTAGGGTATTTACCAGAATCTACAAACCCACCCAAAACTTAATACCATATTTTACAGGGACAGGTAGGGTATTAATAAAACCAGGAATATCTAGAGAATCTACAGCCCAAACTTAATACTATATTACAGGTAGGGTATAATAAAACCAGGAATATCTAGAGACTCTACAGCCCAAACTTAATACTATATTACAGGTAGGGTATTAATAAAACCAGGAATATCTAGAGAACCTACAGCCCAAACTTAACACTATATTACAGGTAGGGTATTAATAAAACCAGGAATATCTAGAGAATCTACAGCCAAAACTTAATACTATAACTATTTACAGGGGGTATCTAATAAAACCAGGAATATCTAGAGAATCTACAGCCCacaacttatatatattacaggtagGGTATTAATAAATCCAGGAATATCTAGAGAATATGACAGCCCAATCTTAATACTATATTACAGGTAGGTTAGTGATAAAAACCGGAATATCTAGAGAACCTCTACATCTCTCCAAACTTTATAAACACCATAATACAGGTAGGTATAATAATAACATGTCAGGAATATCTAGAGAATCTACAGCCCAAACTTAATACTATATTACAGGTAGGGTATTATAAAACCAGGGAATATCTAAGAGAATCTACGAACCCAAACTTAACATATGATTTTACAGGTAGGGTATTAATTAAACCAGGAATATCTAGAGAACCTACAGCCCAAACTTAACACCATATTACAGGTAGGTTATTTAATAAAACCAGGAATATCTAGAGAATCTACAACCCAAACTTAACCCATATTACAGGATAgggtattaaatattgaatcaGGCTATATCTAGAGAACCTACAGCCCAAACTTAATTACTATATTACAGGTAGGGTATTAAAAAATTAGAGAACCTTTGGAATAGGGTAACACATATTAATAAAGTATTCTGTCACAGAGTTAGAGCCCCATACTTAATATATATCTAGAACTGTCACAGTATTTTACGGGTAGATAATAAAACCAGGACCATATTAGACACTCTAAGGGCCCAAACTTAGTACTATATTTACAGGTAGGGTATTAATAAAACCAGGAATATCTAGAGAATGTTTTGCCCCAAACTATTAAGTACTTAAGTTAATCTAAAGAGTTAAGGGTATTGTAAAACAGAGATAGCAGACAAACTTTACTATGTACAGAGGGTATTAATAAAAGGGTTGTATCATAGACTTAGTCTATAAAGATTTGCAAGTCACAAgagataggtaagggttgtatcaTCGACAAATCCTATAAAAGAGTTCTGTCATCAGAGTATAGGGTACGGGTTTTGTATCATAGCCATGAGCTATAAATGAGTTCAGTCATAGAGATAGGTAAGCGGATGAATCAGTAGACATGTCTATAAGGAGATCAGTCTCACAAGAATAGGTAAGGTTTGTATCCATAGTACAATGGTCTATACAGAGTTTCTGTCACAgagataggtaagggttgtTAATCATAGACATGTCCTATAAAGATTTTTCGTCGATCCCAGAGAATAGTGTAAGGTGGTTTAATCATAGACAATGCGTACTATAAAAAGTTCCGTTACTGTAGATAGGAAAGGTTGTATCATAGAACAAAAGGTCTATAAAGAGTTCTGTAACAAGAGATAGGTAAGGGTATGTATCATAGCCAAGTCTATAAAGAGTTCTGTCACACAGATAGTAAGGGTATCATAGGGTCTATGAAGTCTGTCATAGATAATGTCTATCAATAAGAGTTAAAAGAAGTATTCTGTCACAgagataggtaagggttgtatcaTAGACATGTTCTCTCTATAAATGTGAGTTCAGTCACAAGAGATAGGTATAGGGTTGTATCATAGACAAGGTCTCAGATAAAGAGTTCTGTCACAGAGATAGGTAGGGTTAGGTATCATAGACATGTCTATAAAGAGAGTTCAGTCACAgagataggtaagggttgtatcaTAGACATGTCTATAAAGAGTTCAGTCACAgagataggtaagggttgtatcCTAGACATGTCTATAAAGAGTTCAGTCACAgagataggtaagggttgtatcaTAGACAAGTCTATAAAGAGTTCTGTCACAGAGTTAGGTAGGTAGTGTATCATAGACATGTCTATAAAGAGTTCAGTCCACAGAGATAGATAAAGGGTTGTATCATTAGACATGTCTATAAAGAGTTCAGTCACAGAGATAGGTAAGGTTATGTATCATATACCTGTCCTATAAAGGTAAGTGGGTTGTGTCATATAGACAGTCTGTATAGTAAGAGTTCAGTACAGAGATAGGTAAGGTGATCCAGATGGTTATAGGTATAGGGTTGTATCATAGACAGATCTGTCAGAGATAGGGTAAGGTATAATAAACATTGATACTGTCACAGAGATAGTTAAGGGTGTGTATCACAGAGTTCATTCACAGAGGATAAGGTAGGTCACACGAGATAGGTATAAGGGTTTTGTATCATAGTCATAAGAGATCTGATCACATGTCTATCATAAAAAGAGTTCAgagataggtaagggttgtCACAGAGATAGGTAAGGGTTGATATTGTCTATAGTTCTGTTCACAGAGAGTAAGGTAAGGTATCATAGACAGTTCAGTTCACTATAAAGAGAGTTCTGTCAACTgagataggtaagggttgtatcaTAGACAGAGATTAGGTAAGGTTGTATCATAGACAAGTCTATAAAGAG
The Argopecten irradians isolate NY chromosome 9, Ai_NY, whole genome shotgun sequence DNA segment above includes these coding regions:
- the LOC138330783 gene encoding THO complex subunit 5 homolog, whose translation is MASEPAKTEIKRKRTIRKEPSSVAASGDSKRIKSDATVKESKSGLFFAEEEEVESRNPQNDLTTFRKTCEEIRTAMTEIRKLKEKKGKDHSEEIEEKKINALLQFVVLKKLNRLAHVRCKKVRDATSEAKQRIDQYHLQLQNLLYETMHLEKEITRCLEFKSKDEEIELVSEEEFYQDAPKEVSRPEVTQADAHQRTLARLDWELEQRKRLDLKLKEAKDNKEKLEQEIKTKQEYLENLQPKLNTILQVGLSDLGLDLFGCITVLSDLGSLLDVSQAHVVLGSSRSGSRDWEV